In the Candidatus Hydrogenedentota bacterium genome, ACGGATCTGTGCGGGGGGCGCCGGGTAACCGGCGTCCCTACCGCGAAAGAAAAGACGATATCGCCAATCGGATGAAGTGTTACGAAACGAGGAGTTTTTCCATGCCCGACAAGATGAAAGACCTTTCCCGCTGCTGCATCCACACCATGACGACCAAGCCCTGGACCCTGCAGGAGGCCGTGGACGGCTATGCCCGCGCGGGGGTCCGAGGCATCACGGTGTGGCGCGAGCATCTGGCGCCCATGGGCGCGGCGAAGGCCGCCAAACTGCTCCGCGATGCGGAGATGAAGGTGGTCAGCCTGTGCCGGGGCGGGTTCTTTGTGGCCAGCGGCGCGGCGGCCCGCGAGGAGGCCCGCGCGGAGACGCGGCGCGCCATAGACGAGGCGGCGGAAATCGGCGCGCCCGTGGTGGTGCTGGTCTGCGGCGCGTCGCCCGAGGTGGACCTGCCCCGCGCCCGCCAGCAGATTCTCGACGGCATCCATATCCTGGAGCCCCATGCGAAGGCGGCGGGGGTGAAACTGGCCATTGAGCCGCTGCACCCGATGTACGCGGACACCCGCTCGGCCATCAACACGCTGGAGCAGGCGAACAACATCGTGTTCGCCCTGGACACGCCGTGGGTGGGCGTGGCCGTGGACGTGTACCACTGCTGGTGGGACCCGTTCCTCCGCGCGGAAATCCAGCGCGCGGGGAAGAGCATCCTGGCGTTCCATGTGTGCGACTGGCGCGTGCCCACGCGCGACCTGCTGACGGACCGGGGCATGATGGGGGAGGGTTGCATCAACATCAACGAAATCCGGGGCTGGGTCGAGCAGGCCGGGTTCAACGGATTCGCGGAGGTGGAGATATTCTCGGAGCAGTACTGGGGCTGGGACCAGGCGAAACTGGTGGAGCGTGTCAAGCGCGCCTGGCTGAACCATGTCTGAAAAAGAAAAGGGCGCGCGCAATTGCCGGGACCGCGCGCGCGCCCGATGACGGAGTCCGGCGGTCAGCGGTCAATGTCCACCGGTGCGATGTTGGCGGGGATGCCCAGCGCGCCCAGAAACGACACGACCAGGGCCAGTATCCCGTTCACAAAATCCTCGACGGCCTCAAGCAGATAACCCAGCATTTTCCGGTCTCCTTTGGGTTGGCGTTCAGCGGCCGTTGACACCGCCCAGAAGGCCCGCCAGAACATCCGGCACGCTGGCCAGCGCCTCGGCGAGATCACGCATGAATCCATGGATGATTTCGGCAACGGCGTTCATGGCCTTCTCCTTCTTTTCGGTCAGTGTTTCGGTCGCTTCCGTTCGCATCACCAGTACCCTTTGCCGGGGTTTTCGTTACACACGGATCAGGCAACAGGACGCGCGGAGGCCGTTGTTTATTCAACCGGTTTGCGGGGTTGTCACCGGTATTGATATCGTTTGCGGGAAGAAAAGTTTCCAAGACGCCAAGGAGTTGTCCGCCATGCCCAATGCAGTCCGGAAAATGCCCCTCTTTCTCGGCAAGATTGCCGAGGTCATGGACCTGCGCCGCGCCATGGCCGTGCTCCAATGGGATCAGGAGGTGTGCATGCCGCCGAAGGGCGCCGAGGCGCGGGGGCACCAACTGGCCACGCTGGCCGCGCTTGAGCACCGCCTGTTCACCGCCCCGGAGATGGTGGATCTGGTGGAGGCGCTGGCGGCGGACGCGGATGTGCTGATGCCGGACGAGCGGGCGATGGTTTTGGAGACGGCCCATGATCAGCGCCGGGCCATGCGCCTGCCGGAGAAACTTGTGCAGCGTTTCGCCGAGGCGCAGAGCCGCGCCTACCAGGCGTGGGTCACGGCACGGAAAGAGTCCCAGTTCGGCCAGTTCCTGCCGCAT is a window encoding:
- a CDS encoding sugar phosphate isomerase/epimerase is translated as MPDKMKDLSRCCIHTMTTKPWTLQEAVDGYARAGVRGITVWREHLAPMGAAKAAKLLRDAEMKVVSLCRGGFFVASGAAAREEARAETRRAIDEAAEIGAPVVVLVCGASPEVDLPRARQQILDGIHILEPHAKAAGVKLAIEPLHPMYADTRSAINTLEQANNIVFALDTPWVGVAVDVYHCWWDPFLRAEIQRAGKSILAFHVCDWRVPTRDLLTDRGMMGEGCININEIRGWVEQAGFNGFAEVEIFSEQYWGWDQAKLVERVKRAWLNHV